TAGCAACGGATGCATGCCCTGATGGTCGATGGCGGCATTACTGTCGCTGGCAAGGATCCACTCTTCAAGACGACTCACTATTGCCTCATCATCCAGCTTTAACTTGCCGCGCAGCGCGCATTCCCATACTACCAACACTTTCCACTGCTGCTGCGTTAACTGCGCAATATGACGACGATCGCGCTCAACGTTACTGCCGATTTTTCCCATCCAGAAAGCGGTGCGGGTCGCCGGTATCTTAAACAGATAGCAGTGATGATGGTGCCAAAAGCAGCCGTGAACAAAGATAATCGCCCGTGATTCATCCAGCACGAAATCGGGACGTCCCGCCAGATTTTTATCCTGCACCCGATAATGAAAGCCGCGATCCGTCAGCAATTCGGCCAGGCGTTGTTCAATGGCGGTATCACGCGTGCGGATTGCGCGCATATTTTTGCTGCGCACCGCAGCCGAATGTACATCAGCCATAATTTTCTCCTTTTGTTGTATTAACAGTGTATGCGGCGATAGTGAAAACCAGCAAACCTGCACGCGCTGCAATTATTTACAAGCCCGCGCCAGCCCAAACTGGCAGGATGCTGTTTTTACGCTTTATTATCGGGAGACATTATGACTAACCTGCTTTATCGCACCGAACCTGCTGCCACACGCTGTGAAGCACAGGTGACCGCCTGGGGAACAGATGAAAAAGGCAGCTGGATCGCGACCGATCGCACCCCTTTTTACCCGCAGGGCGGCGGGCAAATGTCCGATCGCGGCACGCTGACTCTGCGCGAGCAAAAAATCGATTCCTCTTT
This Mixta hanseatica DNA region includes the following protein-coding sequences:
- a CDS encoding very short patch repair endonuclease, giving the protein MADVHSAAVRSKNMRAIRTRDTAIEQRLAELLTDRGFHYRVQDKNLAGRPDFVLDESRAIIFVHGCFWHHHHCYLFKIPATRTAFWMGKIGSNVERDRRHIAQLTQQQWKVLVVWECALRGKLKLDDEAIVSRLEEWILASDSNAAIDHQGMHPLLLAPDGSAPALSTPGAT